One genomic segment of Thermoanaerobaculia bacterium includes these proteins:
- a CDS encoding UDP-N-acetylmuramoyl-L-alanyl-D-glutamate--2,6-diaminopimelate ligase, which produces MKLEEIIQELALSVEPPSNPEISSVVSDSRRVTPGSLFVAIAGERADGLAFAVDAVRLGAAAVASDRPRPADFPVPWVRVADPRLAAAVWSQRALGDPWKRLVLAGVTGTNGKTTTAMLLAGIFRRAFGESGFIGTVGYGWKGTSLAAPRTTPEGDALARMMADMVEDGVRACAMEVSSHAIALQRVAGVRFDAAVFTNLTRDHLDFHRTMEEYGAAKERLFGLRKPGAPAVVNVDDPWGRAMAARLAPPVVTFSPAGDPAADWRAEDVRVSLEGTRLRAAGPRESAAIESPLVGRFHVENLLAAWAAADALGIPPAAAAAELAANPGAPGRMERVEAGQQYTILVDYAHTEDALRRLLSAVRELTDRTIILVFGCGGDRDPGKREPMGRAAAELADIPIATSDNPRGEDPAEILKQVERGLVAGGASKYLKFVDRREAIAQAIELANSRSVVVIAGKGHETSQVVAGREYPFDDRVVAAECVRSARRVSS; this is translated from the coding sequence ATGAAGCTCGAGGAAATCATCCAAGAGCTCGCCCTCTCCGTCGAACCCCCCTCGAACCCCGAGATCTCTTCGGTGGTTTCCGATTCCCGGCGCGTGACGCCGGGATCGCTCTTCGTCGCGATCGCGGGAGAGCGCGCGGACGGGCTCGCTTTCGCCGTCGACGCGGTCCGCCTCGGCGCGGCGGCGGTCGCCTCGGACCGGCCGCGTCCCGCGGACTTCCCGGTTCCGTGGGTCCGGGTGGCCGATCCGCGCCTCGCGGCGGCGGTCTGGAGCCAGCGGGCGCTGGGCGACCCGTGGAAAAGGCTCGTCCTCGCCGGCGTCACCGGGACGAACGGGAAGACGACGACGGCGATGCTTCTGGCCGGAATCTTCCGGCGGGCGTTCGGGGAGAGCGGTTTCATCGGGACGGTCGGATACGGGTGGAAGGGGACGTCGCTCGCCGCGCCCCGCACCACGCCCGAGGGGGACGCGCTCGCGCGCATGATGGCGGACATGGTCGAGGACGGCGTCCGCGCGTGCGCGATGGAGGTCTCTTCCCACGCGATCGCCCTCCAGCGGGTCGCGGGCGTGCGGTTCGACGCTGCGGTCTTCACGAACCTGACCCGCGACCATCTCGACTTCCACCGAACGATGGAGGAGTACGGCGCCGCCAAGGAGCGGCTCTTCGGGCTGAGGAAGCCGGGGGCGCCCGCGGTCGTCAACGTCGACGATCCGTGGGGGCGCGCGATGGCGGCGCGGCTCGCGCCTCCGGTCGTGACGTTCTCTCCGGCGGGCGATCCGGCCGCGGACTGGCGCGCGGAGGACGTCCGCGTCTCGCTCGAGGGCACGCGTCTCCGCGCCGCGGGGCCGCGGGAGAGCGCCGCGATCGAGAGTCCGCTCGTGGGCCGCTTCCACGTCGAGAACCTGCTCGCGGCCTGGGCGGCCGCGGACGCGCTCGGGATTCCGCCCGCCGCGGCGGCGGCCGAACTCGCCGCCAATCCCGGAGCGCCGGGACGCATGGAGAGAGTCGAGGCGGGACAACAATACACGATACTCGTCGACTACGCGCACACGGAGGACGCCCTCCGGCGGCTCCTCTCGGCCGTGCGCGAGCTGACGGACCGGACGATCATCCTCGTCTTCGGCTGCGGAGGCGACCGCGATCCCGGAAAGCGCGAGCCGATGGGCCGGGCGGCCGCCGAGCTCGCCGACATCCCGATCGCGACGTCGGACAATCCGCGCGGCGAAGACCCCGCGGAGATCCTGAAGCAGGTCGAACGCGGCCTCGTCGCGGGCGGGGCGTCGAAGTACCTGAAGTTCGTCGACCGGCGCGAGGCGATCGCGCAGGCGATCGAGCTCGCGAACTCCCGCTCGGTCGTCGTCATCGCCGGCAAGGGCCACGAGACCTCCCAGGTGGTCGCCGGACGCGAGTATCCTTTCGACGATCGCGTCGTCGCCGCGGAGTGCGTGCGCTCGGCGCGCCGGGTGTCGTCGTGA
- the murF gene encoding UDP-N-acetylmuramoyl-tripeptide--D-alanyl-D-alanine ligase, translated as MKVSAREAAATWGIAPPADLTFSGVAVDSRRVEPGNLFVALPGARADGHDFVAEAARRGAAAALVARVPPGIPGEFPLFVVPDPLAALQALAAKKRAQEGFRLAAVTGSVGKTTTKEMAAAIVARRFRTGRMPGNSNSGIGFPMAVLGLPEGLEAVCGEFGMSTKGEISLLSRLFRPDVAAITNVSAAHAQNFASVDGIADAKWEITEGIAAGGTLVYNAADPRLAARADRWEGPAVTFGAPGADVAASDVAPKGLAGTEFTLAMRGETSRVRLLIPGLHQVANCLCAAAIALAWGLRPADVSAAMARFSPPERRGEIFRHASGAEIVDDSYNASPSAMRSAVESLAGSAAPGHRIAVLGEMRELGAEGPRWHRELGEFAASRVDRLFCVGPLASEIARGAREAGIASGKVTWLERAEEVAAALGPELSAGDVVWIKGSRGVRLDVAADLLRNAAR; from the coding sequence GTGAAGGTATCCGCTCGCGAGGCGGCCGCGACGTGGGGGATCGCCCCGCCGGCCGATCTGACGTTTTCGGGGGTGGCGGTCGATTCCCGCCGCGTCGAGCCGGGAAACCTGTTCGTCGCGCTGCCCGGCGCGCGCGCCGACGGGCACGATTTCGTCGCGGAGGCGGCCCGGCGGGGGGCGGCGGCGGCGCTCGTCGCGCGCGTGCCGCCCGGAATTCCGGGCGAATTCCCGCTCTTCGTCGTGCCCGACCCGCTCGCGGCGCTCCAGGCGCTCGCCGCGAAGAAGCGGGCGCAGGAAGGCTTCCGCCTGGCGGCCGTGACCGGCTCGGTCGGCAAGACGACGACGAAGGAGATGGCGGCCGCGATCGTGGCGCGGAGGTTCCGCACCGGGAGGATGCCCGGAAATTCGAACAGCGGGATCGGGTTCCCGATGGCCGTGCTCGGCCTTCCGGAGGGTCTCGAAGCGGTGTGCGGCGAGTTCGGGATGAGCACCAAAGGGGAGATCTCGCTCCTTTCCCGGCTCTTCCGCCCCGACGTCGCGGCGATCACGAACGTCTCCGCCGCGCACGCCCAGAATTTCGCCTCCGTCGACGGGATCGCCGACGCGAAGTGGGAGATCACGGAAGGGATCGCCGCCGGCGGAACCCTGGTCTACAACGCCGCCGATCCGCGCCTGGCCGCGCGCGCGGACCGCTGGGAAGGCCCGGCGGTGACGTTCGGCGCTCCGGGCGCGGACGTGGCCGCGTCGGACGTCGCGCCGAAGGGGCTGGCCGGGACCGAGTTCACGCTCGCAATGCGAGGCGAGACGTCCCGCGTGCGCCTTCTGATCCCCGGTCTCCACCAGGTCGCCAACTGCCTCTGCGCTGCCGCGATCGCGCTCGCGTGGGGCCTCCGCCCCGCCGACGTGTCGGCGGCGATGGCGAGGTTCTCCCCCCCGGAGCGGCGCGGCGAGATCTTCCGGCACGCCTCGGGAGCGGAGATCGTCGACGACTCGTACAACGCGAGTCCGTCCGCGATGCGTTCGGCGGTCGAGTCGCTCGCGGGCTCGGCCGCGCCGGGCCACCGGATCGCCGTTCTCGGCGAGATGCGCGAGCTCGGCGCCGAGGGGCCGCGCTGGCACCGCGAGCTCGGCGAGTTCGCCGCGTCGCGCGTCGACCGGCTGTTCTGCGTCGGCCCCCTCGCCTCGGAGATCGCGCGGGGCGCCCGCGAGGCCGGAATCGCCTCCGGGAAGGTGACCTGGCTCGAGCGCGCGGAGGAGGTCGCCGCGGCGCTCGGACCGGAGCTGTCGGCCGGCGACGTCGTCTGGATCAAGGGATCGCGCGGAGTGCGGCTCGACGTCGCCGCCGACCTCCTGCGGAACGCGGCACGCTGA